In one window of Helianthus annuus cultivar XRQ/B chromosome 17, HanXRQr2.0-SUNRISE, whole genome shotgun sequence DNA:
- the LOC110922455 gene encoding uncharacterized protein LOC110922455 isoform X2 — protein MMETELYSSRVFSPFREESGDEELSVLPRHTKVIVTGNNRTKSVLVGLQGVVKKAVGLGGWHWLVLKNGVEVKLQRNALSVLEPPTGHEEDDEYEFDISSSGSDVNEFPTPNEFSKLNKPKVRYARPWGLSPSMMKSGSRNACRETQSNMHMCYPKVNFSKLGTNTLWRYYSTFNLGNIHSNPTKEQLVNAVRKHFASQ, from the exons ATGATGGAAACCGAGCTATATTCTTCTCGAGTTTTTTCCCCTTTTCGCGAAGAAAGTGGGGATGAAGAGCTTTCTGTTCTTCCTAGGCATACAAAAGTAATCGTGACGGGAAACAATCGAACAAAATCGGTTTTGGTGGGCCTTCAAGGTGTTGTCAAGAAGGCTGTTGGACTTGGTGGCTGGCACTGGCTG GTTCTGAAGAATGGAGTTGAAGTGAAGCTGCAAAGGAATGCTTTGAGTGTTCTTGAACCACCAACTGGTCATGAAGAAGACGATGAATACGAATTTGATATTTCAAGCAGTGGCTCGGATGTTAACGAGTTTC CCACCCCTAATGAGTTCAGCAAACTAAACAAGCCAAAAGTTCGATACGCAAGACCGTGGGGCCTATCTCCATCGATGATGAAGTCTGGTAGCCGTAATGCTTGCAGAGAAACTCAATCCAACATGCACATGTGTTATCCT AAAGTGAACTTCTCAAAGCTAGGAACCAACACGTTATGGCGATATTACAGTACATTTAACCTC GGAAATATTCACTCTAATCCGACAAAGGAACAACTGGTTAATGCAGTCCGCAAGCATTTTGCTTCCCAG TAA
- the LOC110922455 gene encoding uncharacterized protein LOC110922455 isoform X1 yields MMETELYSSRVFSPFREESGDEELSVLPRHTKVIVTGNNRTKSVLVGLQGVVKKAVGLGGWHWLVLKNGVEVKLQRNALSVLEPPTGHEEDDEYEFDISSSGSDVNEFPTPNEFSKLNKPKVRYARPWGLSPSMMKSGSRNACRETQSNMHMCYPKVNFSKLGTNTLWRYYSTFNLGNIHSNPTKEQLVNAVRKHFASQKVSEMEAIMEFINAAKRRKSGRNHRDRS; encoded by the exons ATGATGGAAACCGAGCTATATTCTTCTCGAGTTTTTTCCCCTTTTCGCGAAGAAAGTGGGGATGAAGAGCTTTCTGTTCTTCCTAGGCATACAAAAGTAATCGTGACGGGAAACAATCGAACAAAATCGGTTTTGGTGGGCCTTCAAGGTGTTGTCAAGAAGGCTGTTGGACTTGGTGGCTGGCACTGGCTG GTTCTGAAGAATGGAGTTGAAGTGAAGCTGCAAAGGAATGCTTTGAGTGTTCTTGAACCACCAACTGGTCATGAAGAAGACGATGAATACGAATTTGATATTTCAAGCAGTGGCTCGGATGTTAACGAGTTTC CCACCCCTAATGAGTTCAGCAAACTAAACAAGCCAAAAGTTCGATACGCAAGACCGTGGGGCCTATCTCCATCGATGATGAAGTCTGGTAGCCGTAATGCTTGCAGAGAAACTCAATCCAACATGCACATGTGTTATCCT AAAGTGAACTTCTCAAAGCTAGGAACCAACACGTTATGGCGATATTACAGTACATTTAACCTC GGAAATATTCACTCTAATCCGACAAAGGAACAACTGGTTAATGCAGTCCGCAAGCATTTTGCTTCCCAG AAAGTAAGCGAAATGGAAGCCATAATGGAGTTCATCAATGCAGCCAAGAGGCGAAAATCTGGAAGAAACCATAGAGACCGAAGTTGA